From Pseudorca crassidens isolate mPseCra1 chromosome 7, mPseCra1.hap1, whole genome shotgun sequence, a single genomic window includes:
- the ENTR1 gene encoding endosome-associated-trafficking regulator 1 isoform X4, whose protein sequence is MAGYARRPGVAPLSRARSLVIPDAPAFYERRSCLPQLDCERPQARDLESHFFGIRPTFMCYVPSPVLASVGDTDLGYGKGKGTMHGPSGAQNTHFGGEKLGDLEEANPFSFKEFLKSKNLGLSKEDTDSRIYSKEATRHSLGLGRSSPTSQAMGYGLEHQQPFFEDPTGAGDLLDEDEDEGWDGAYLPSAVEQTHSSRVAASTSPCSTYVSFFSNPSELVGPESLPPCMLSDSDSRVSPAGSPSTDFTVHGESLGDRHLRTLQISYEALKDENSKLRRKLTEVQSFSETQTEMVRTLERKLEAKMIKEESDYHDLESVVQQVEQNLERMTKRAVKAENHVLKLKQEISLLQAQVSNFKQENEALRSGQGASLAVVKQNTDVALQNLRVVMNNARASVKQLVSGAETLNLVAEILKSIDRISEIKDQGEES, encoded by the exons ATGGCGGGCTACGCGCGTCGCCCCGGCGTCGCCCCCCTGTCCCGGGCCCGGAGCCTCGTCATTCCGGACG CTCCCGCGTTCTATGAGCGCCGGTCTTGTCTCCCCCAGCTAGACTGTGAGCGGCCCCAAGCCAGGGACCTGGAGTCCCACTTCTTCGGCATTCGGCCGACGTTTATGTGCTATGTGCCCAGTCCGGTGCTAGCTTCCGTGGGAGACACAG ATTTGGGCTATGGAAAGGGGAAAGGCACTATGCACGGTCCATCAGGAGCCCAGAACACACACTTTGGAG GTGAGAAACTTGGAGATCTTGAAGAGGCAAATCCATTCTCCTTTAAAGAGTTTCTGAAAAGCAAGAACCTTGGCCTGTCGAAAGAGGATACTGACAGCAGAATTTATTCAAAG GAAGCCACGAGGCACTCGCTGGGACTCGGCCGcagctcccccacctcccaggccaTGGGGTATGGCCTGGAGCATCAGCAGCCGTTTTTCGAAGACCCGACGGGGGCTGGCGACCTCctggacgaggacgaggacgaagGGTGGGACGGGGCCTACCTGCCGTCTGCCGTGGAGCAGACCCACTCCTCCAGGGTTGCCGCCAGCACGTCGCCCTGCAGCACCTATGTCTCCTTTTTCTCCAACCCGTCGGAGCTGGTGGGGCCTGAGTCTCTGCCTCCGTGCATGCTGAGCGACTCCGACTCCCGCGTCTCCCCAGCCGGGAGCCCCAGCACCGACTTCACAGTCCACGGAGAGTCTCTGGGGGACAGGCACCTTCGGACGCTGCAGATAAGTTACGAAGCA ctgaaagatgaaaattctaagCTAAGAAGAAAGCTGACCGAGGTTCAGAGCTTCTCTGAAACTCAAACAGAAAT GGTGAGGACGCTCGAGCGGAAGTTAGAAGCGAAAATGATCAAGGAGGAGAGTGACTACCATGACCTGGAGTCGGTGGTGCAGCAGGTGGAGCAGAATCTGGAGCGCATGACC AAACGGGCAGTAAAGGCCGAAAATCACGTCCTAAAACTGAAACAGGAAATCAGCTTGCTCCAG GCGCAGGTCTCTAACTTCAAGCAGGAGAACGAAGCCCTGCGGTCAGGCCAGGGTGCCAGCCTGGCAGTGGTGAAGCAGAACACCGACGTGGCCCTGCAGAACCTCCGCGTCGTCATGAACAACGCGCGCGCCTCCGTCAA GCAGCTGGTTTCTGGAGCTGAAACATTGAATCTTGTTGCTGAAATCCTTAAATCTATAGACAGAATTTCTGAAATTAAAGATCAGGGAGAGGAGTCTTGA
- the ENTR1 gene encoding endosome-associated-trafficking regulator 1 isoform X6: MAGYARRPGVAPLSRARSLVIPDAPAFYERRSCLPQLDCERPQARDLESHFFGIRPTFMCYVPSPVLASVGDTDLGYGKGKGTMHGPSGAQNTHFGGEKLGDLEEANPFSFKEFLKSKNLGLSKEDTDSRIYSKEATRHSLGLGRSSPTSQAMGYGLEHQQPFFEDPTGAGDLLDEDEDEGWDGAYLPSAVEQTHSSRVAASTSPCSTYVSFFSNPSELVGPESLPPCMLSDSDSRVSPAGSPSTDFTVHGESLGDRHLRTLQISYEALKDENSKLRRKLTEVQSFSETQTEMVRTLERKLEAKMIKEESDYHDLESVVQQKRAVKAENHVLKLKQEISLLQAQVSNFKQENEALRSGQGASLAVVKQNTDVALQNLRVVMNNARASVKQLVSGAETLNLVAEILKSIDRISEIKDQGEES; this comes from the exons ATGGCGGGCTACGCGCGTCGCCCCGGCGTCGCCCCCCTGTCCCGGGCCCGGAGCCTCGTCATTCCGGACG CTCCCGCGTTCTATGAGCGCCGGTCTTGTCTCCCCCAGCTAGACTGTGAGCGGCCCCAAGCCAGGGACCTGGAGTCCCACTTCTTCGGCATTCGGCCGACGTTTATGTGCTATGTGCCCAGTCCGGTGCTAGCTTCCGTGGGAGACACAG ATTTGGGCTATGGAAAGGGGAAAGGCACTATGCACGGTCCATCAGGAGCCCAGAACACACACTTTGGAG GTGAGAAACTTGGAGATCTTGAAGAGGCAAATCCATTCTCCTTTAAAGAGTTTCTGAAAAGCAAGAACCTTGGCCTGTCGAAAGAGGATACTGACAGCAGAATTTATTCAAAG GAAGCCACGAGGCACTCGCTGGGACTCGGCCGcagctcccccacctcccaggccaTGGGGTATGGCCTGGAGCATCAGCAGCCGTTTTTCGAAGACCCGACGGGGGCTGGCGACCTCctggacgaggacgaggacgaagGGTGGGACGGGGCCTACCTGCCGTCTGCCGTGGAGCAGACCCACTCCTCCAGGGTTGCCGCCAGCACGTCGCCCTGCAGCACCTATGTCTCCTTTTTCTCCAACCCGTCGGAGCTGGTGGGGCCTGAGTCTCTGCCTCCGTGCATGCTGAGCGACTCCGACTCCCGCGTCTCCCCAGCCGGGAGCCCCAGCACCGACTTCACAGTCCACGGAGAGTCTCTGGGGGACAGGCACCTTCGGACGCTGCAGATAAGTTACGAAGCA ctgaaagatgaaaattctaagCTAAGAAGAAAGCTGACCGAGGTTCAGAGCTTCTCTGAAACTCAAACAGAAAT GGTGAGGACGCTCGAGCGGAAGTTAGAAGCGAAAATGATCAAGGAGGAGAGTGACTACCATGACCTGGAGTCGGTGGTGCAGCAG AAACGGGCAGTAAAGGCCGAAAATCACGTCCTAAAACTGAAACAGGAAATCAGCTTGCTCCAG GCGCAGGTCTCTAACTTCAAGCAGGAGAACGAAGCCCTGCGGTCAGGCCAGGGTGCCAGCCTGGCAGTGGTGAAGCAGAACACCGACGTGGCCCTGCAGAACCTCCGCGTCGTCATGAACAACGCGCGCGCCTCCGTCAA GCAGCTGGTTTCTGGAGCTGAAACATTGAATCTTGTTGCTGAAATCCTTAAATCTATAGACAGAATTTCTGAAATTAAAGATCAGGGAGAGGAGTCTTGA
- the ENTR1 gene encoding endosome-associated-trafficking regulator 1 isoform X7: MAGYARRPGVAPLSRARSLVIPDAPAFYERRSCLPQLDCERPQARDLESHFFGIRPTFMCYVPSPVLASVGDTGEKLGDLEEANPFSFKEFLKSKNLGLSKEDTDSRIYSKEATRHSLGLGRSSPTSQAMGYGLEHQQPFFEDPTGAGDLLDEDEDEGWDGAYLPSAVEQTHSSRVAASTSPCSTYVSFFSNPSELVGPESLPPCMLSDSDSRVSPAGSPSTDFTVHGESLGDRHLRTLQISYEALKDENSKLRRKLTEVQSFSETQTEMVRTLERKLEAKMIKEESDYHDLESVVQQVEQNLERMTKRAVKAENHVLKLKQEISLLQAQVSNFKQENEALRSGQGASLAVVKQNTDVALQNLRVVMNNARASVKQLVSGAETLNLVAEILKSIDRISEIKDQGEES; this comes from the exons ATGGCGGGCTACGCGCGTCGCCCCGGCGTCGCCCCCCTGTCCCGGGCCCGGAGCCTCGTCATTCCGGACG CTCCCGCGTTCTATGAGCGCCGGTCTTGTCTCCCCCAGCTAGACTGTGAGCGGCCCCAAGCCAGGGACCTGGAGTCCCACTTCTTCGGCATTCGGCCGACGTTTATGTGCTATGTGCCCAGTCCGGTGCTAGCTTCCGTGGGAGACACAG GTGAGAAACTTGGAGATCTTGAAGAGGCAAATCCATTCTCCTTTAAAGAGTTTCTGAAAAGCAAGAACCTTGGCCTGTCGAAAGAGGATACTGACAGCAGAATTTATTCAAAG GAAGCCACGAGGCACTCGCTGGGACTCGGCCGcagctcccccacctcccaggccaTGGGGTATGGCCTGGAGCATCAGCAGCCGTTTTTCGAAGACCCGACGGGGGCTGGCGACCTCctggacgaggacgaggacgaagGGTGGGACGGGGCCTACCTGCCGTCTGCCGTGGAGCAGACCCACTCCTCCAGGGTTGCCGCCAGCACGTCGCCCTGCAGCACCTATGTCTCCTTTTTCTCCAACCCGTCGGAGCTGGTGGGGCCTGAGTCTCTGCCTCCGTGCATGCTGAGCGACTCCGACTCCCGCGTCTCCCCAGCCGGGAGCCCCAGCACCGACTTCACAGTCCACGGAGAGTCTCTGGGGGACAGGCACCTTCGGACGCTGCAGATAAGTTACGAAGCA ctgaaagatgaaaattctaagCTAAGAAGAAAGCTGACCGAGGTTCAGAGCTTCTCTGAAACTCAAACAGAAAT GGTGAGGACGCTCGAGCGGAAGTTAGAAGCGAAAATGATCAAGGAGGAGAGTGACTACCATGACCTGGAGTCGGTGGTGCAGCAGGTGGAGCAGAATCTGGAGCGCATGACC AAACGGGCAGTAAAGGCCGAAAATCACGTCCTAAAACTGAAACAGGAAATCAGCTTGCTCCAG GCGCAGGTCTCTAACTTCAAGCAGGAGAACGAAGCCCTGCGGTCAGGCCAGGGTGCCAGCCTGGCAGTGGTGAAGCAGAACACCGACGTGGCCCTGCAGAACCTCCGCGTCGTCATGAACAACGCGCGCGCCTCCGTCAA GCAGCTGGTTTCTGGAGCTGAAACATTGAATCTTGTTGCTGAAATCCTTAAATCTATAGACAGAATTTCTGAAATTAAAGATCAGGGAGAGGAGTCTTGA
- the ENTR1 gene encoding endosome-associated-trafficking regulator 1 isoform X9, whose translation MAGYARRPGVAPLSRARSLVIPDGEKLGDLEEANPFSFKEFLKSKNLGLSKEDTDSRIYSKEATRHSLGLGRSSPTSQAMGYGLEHQQPFFEDPTGAGDLLDEDEDEGWDGAYLPSAVEQTHSSRVAASTSPCSTYVSFFSNPSELVGPESLPPCMLSDSDSRVSPAGSPSTDFTVHGESLGDRHLRTLQISYEALKDENSKLRRKLTEVQSFSETQTEMVRTLERKLEAKMIKEESDYHDLESVVQQVEQNLERMTKRAVKAENHVLKLKQEISLLQAQVSNFKQENEALRSGQGASLAVVKQNTDVALQNLRVVMNNARASVKQLVSGAETLNLVAEILKSIDRISEIKDQGEES comes from the exons ATGGCGGGCTACGCGCGTCGCCCCGGCGTCGCCCCCCTGTCCCGGGCCCGGAGCCTCGTCATTCCGGACG GTGAGAAACTTGGAGATCTTGAAGAGGCAAATCCATTCTCCTTTAAAGAGTTTCTGAAAAGCAAGAACCTTGGCCTGTCGAAAGAGGATACTGACAGCAGAATTTATTCAAAG GAAGCCACGAGGCACTCGCTGGGACTCGGCCGcagctcccccacctcccaggccaTGGGGTATGGCCTGGAGCATCAGCAGCCGTTTTTCGAAGACCCGACGGGGGCTGGCGACCTCctggacgaggacgaggacgaagGGTGGGACGGGGCCTACCTGCCGTCTGCCGTGGAGCAGACCCACTCCTCCAGGGTTGCCGCCAGCACGTCGCCCTGCAGCACCTATGTCTCCTTTTTCTCCAACCCGTCGGAGCTGGTGGGGCCTGAGTCTCTGCCTCCGTGCATGCTGAGCGACTCCGACTCCCGCGTCTCCCCAGCCGGGAGCCCCAGCACCGACTTCACAGTCCACGGAGAGTCTCTGGGGGACAGGCACCTTCGGACGCTGCAGATAAGTTACGAAGCA ctgaaagatgaaaattctaagCTAAGAAGAAAGCTGACCGAGGTTCAGAGCTTCTCTGAAACTCAAACAGAAAT GGTGAGGACGCTCGAGCGGAAGTTAGAAGCGAAAATGATCAAGGAGGAGAGTGACTACCATGACCTGGAGTCGGTGGTGCAGCAGGTGGAGCAGAATCTGGAGCGCATGACC AAACGGGCAGTAAAGGCCGAAAATCACGTCCTAAAACTGAAACAGGAAATCAGCTTGCTCCAG GCGCAGGTCTCTAACTTCAAGCAGGAGAACGAAGCCCTGCGGTCAGGCCAGGGTGCCAGCCTGGCAGTGGTGAAGCAGAACACCGACGTGGCCCTGCAGAACCTCCGCGTCGTCATGAACAACGCGCGCGCCTCCGTCAA GCAGCTGGTTTCTGGAGCTGAAACATTGAATCTTGTTGCTGAAATCCTTAAATCTATAGACAGAATTTCTGAAATTAAAGATCAGGGAGAGGAGTCTTGA
- the ENTR1 gene encoding endosome-associated-trafficking regulator 1 isoform X1: MAGYARRPGVAPLSRARSLVIPDAPAFYERRSCLPQLDCERPQARDLESHFFGIRPTFMCYVPSPVLASVGDTDLGYGKGKGTMHGPSGAQNTHFGGEKLGDLEEANPFSFKEFLKSKNLGLSKEDTDSRIYSKEATRHSLGLGRSSPTSQAMGYGLEHQQPFFEDPTGAGDLLDEDEDEGWDGAYLPSAVEQTHSSRVAASTSPCSTYVSFFSNPSELVGPESLPPCMLSDSDSRVSPAGSPSTDFTVHGESLGDRHLRTLQISYEALKDENSKLRRKLTEVQSFSETQTEMVRTLERKLEAKMIKEESDYHDLESVVQQVEQNLERMTKRAVKAENHVLKLKQEISLLQVTRERGLNGSHIREFQKGHQRVSAGVSSPRPPAPPQMKHPDQNSLSFRAGPPGCAQQECRGHHYRAGSGTCTPDDRRGTRDGIRPVSFRRPATPQLGKGIIPLSPLPRVPCLVSVRWPFSCSPV; this comes from the exons ATGGCGGGCTACGCGCGTCGCCCCGGCGTCGCCCCCCTGTCCCGGGCCCGGAGCCTCGTCATTCCGGACG CTCCCGCGTTCTATGAGCGCCGGTCTTGTCTCCCCCAGCTAGACTGTGAGCGGCCCCAAGCCAGGGACCTGGAGTCCCACTTCTTCGGCATTCGGCCGACGTTTATGTGCTATGTGCCCAGTCCGGTGCTAGCTTCCGTGGGAGACACAG ATTTGGGCTATGGAAAGGGGAAAGGCACTATGCACGGTCCATCAGGAGCCCAGAACACACACTTTGGAG GTGAGAAACTTGGAGATCTTGAAGAGGCAAATCCATTCTCCTTTAAAGAGTTTCTGAAAAGCAAGAACCTTGGCCTGTCGAAAGAGGATACTGACAGCAGAATTTATTCAAAG GAAGCCACGAGGCACTCGCTGGGACTCGGCCGcagctcccccacctcccaggccaTGGGGTATGGCCTGGAGCATCAGCAGCCGTTTTTCGAAGACCCGACGGGGGCTGGCGACCTCctggacgaggacgaggacgaagGGTGGGACGGGGCCTACCTGCCGTCTGCCGTGGAGCAGACCCACTCCTCCAGGGTTGCCGCCAGCACGTCGCCCTGCAGCACCTATGTCTCCTTTTTCTCCAACCCGTCGGAGCTGGTGGGGCCTGAGTCTCTGCCTCCGTGCATGCTGAGCGACTCCGACTCCCGCGTCTCCCCAGCCGGGAGCCCCAGCACCGACTTCACAGTCCACGGAGAGTCTCTGGGGGACAGGCACCTTCGGACGCTGCAGATAAGTTACGAAGCA ctgaaagatgaaaattctaagCTAAGAAGAAAGCTGACCGAGGTTCAGAGCTTCTCTGAAACTCAAACAGAAAT GGTGAGGACGCTCGAGCGGAAGTTAGAAGCGAAAATGATCAAGGAGGAGAGTGACTACCATGACCTGGAGTCGGTGGTGCAGCAGGTGGAGCAGAATCTGGAGCGCATGACC AAACGGGCAGTAAAGGCCGAAAATCACGTCCTAAAACTGAAACAGGAAATCAGCTTGCTCCAGGTAACTAGAGAGAGGGGCTTAAACGGTTCACATATTCGTGAATTCCAAAAAGGGCACCAAAGAGTCTCTGCTGGGGTTTCCTCCCCTCGCCCTCCCGCTCCCCCGCAGATGAAGCACCCAGATCAGAACAGCCTGAGCTTTCGTGCCGGGCCTCCTGGTTGTGCCCAACAGGAGTGTCGAGGGCATCACTATAGAGCGGGGAGTGGCACGTGCACACCAGACGACAGGCGAGGTACCAGGGACGGCATTAGGCCCGTGTCCTTTAGGAGGCCTGCTACCCCCCAGTTAGGAAAGGGCATCATCCCCTTGTCGCCTCTACCTAGGGTGCCTTGTCTGGTTTCAGTCAGATGGCCTTTTAGCTGCTCTCCTGTTTAG
- the ENTR1 gene encoding endosome-associated-trafficking regulator 1 isoform X5, translated as MAGYARRPGVAPLSRARSLVIPDDLGYGKGKGTMHGPSGAQNTHFGGEKLGDLEEANPFSFKEFLKSKNLGLSKEDTDSRIYSKEATRHSLGLGRSSPTSQAMGYGLEHQQPFFEDPTGAGDLLDEDEDEGWDGAYLPSAVEQTHSSRVAASTSPCSTYVSFFSNPSELVGPESLPPCMLSDSDSRVSPAGSPSTDFTVHGESLGDRHLRTLQISYEALKDENSKLRRKLTEVQSFSETQTEMVRTLERKLEAKMIKEESDYHDLESVVQQVEQNLERMTKRAVKAENHVLKLKQEISLLQVTRERGLNGSHIREFQKGHQRVSAGVSSPRPPAPPQMKHPDQNSLSFRAGPPGCAQQECRGHHYRAGSGTCTPDDRRGTRDGIRPVSFRRPATPQLGKGIIPLSPLPRVPCLVSVRWPFSCSPV; from the exons ATGGCGGGCTACGCGCGTCGCCCCGGCGTCGCCCCCCTGTCCCGGGCCCGGAGCCTCGTCATTCCGGACG ATTTGGGCTATGGAAAGGGGAAAGGCACTATGCACGGTCCATCAGGAGCCCAGAACACACACTTTGGAG GTGAGAAACTTGGAGATCTTGAAGAGGCAAATCCATTCTCCTTTAAAGAGTTTCTGAAAAGCAAGAACCTTGGCCTGTCGAAAGAGGATACTGACAGCAGAATTTATTCAAAG GAAGCCACGAGGCACTCGCTGGGACTCGGCCGcagctcccccacctcccaggccaTGGGGTATGGCCTGGAGCATCAGCAGCCGTTTTTCGAAGACCCGACGGGGGCTGGCGACCTCctggacgaggacgaggacgaagGGTGGGACGGGGCCTACCTGCCGTCTGCCGTGGAGCAGACCCACTCCTCCAGGGTTGCCGCCAGCACGTCGCCCTGCAGCACCTATGTCTCCTTTTTCTCCAACCCGTCGGAGCTGGTGGGGCCTGAGTCTCTGCCTCCGTGCATGCTGAGCGACTCCGACTCCCGCGTCTCCCCAGCCGGGAGCCCCAGCACCGACTTCACAGTCCACGGAGAGTCTCTGGGGGACAGGCACCTTCGGACGCTGCAGATAAGTTACGAAGCA ctgaaagatgaaaattctaagCTAAGAAGAAAGCTGACCGAGGTTCAGAGCTTCTCTGAAACTCAAACAGAAAT GGTGAGGACGCTCGAGCGGAAGTTAGAAGCGAAAATGATCAAGGAGGAGAGTGACTACCATGACCTGGAGTCGGTGGTGCAGCAGGTGGAGCAGAATCTGGAGCGCATGACC AAACGGGCAGTAAAGGCCGAAAATCACGTCCTAAAACTGAAACAGGAAATCAGCTTGCTCCAGGTAACTAGAGAGAGGGGCTTAAACGGTTCACATATTCGTGAATTCCAAAAAGGGCACCAAAGAGTCTCTGCTGGGGTTTCCTCCCCTCGCCCTCCCGCTCCCCCGCAGATGAAGCACCCAGATCAGAACAGCCTGAGCTTTCGTGCCGGGCCTCCTGGTTGTGCCCAACAGGAGTGTCGAGGGCATCACTATAGAGCGGGGAGTGGCACGTGCACACCAGACGACAGGCGAGGTACCAGGGACGGCATTAGGCCCGTGTCCTTTAGGAGGCCTGCTACCCCCCAGTTAGGAAAGGGCATCATCCCCTTGTCGCCTCTACCTAGGGTGCCTTGTCTGGTTTCAGTCAGATGGCCTTTTAGCTGCTCTCCTGTTTAG
- the ENTR1 gene encoding endosome-associated-trafficking regulator 1 isoform X8, whose protein sequence is MAGYARRPGVAPLSRARSLVIPDGEKLGDLEEANPFSFKEFLKSKNLGLSKEDTDSRIYSKEATRHSLGLGRSSPTSQAMGYGLEHQQPFFEDPTGAGDLLDEDEDEGWDGAYLPSAVEQTHSSRVAASTSPCSTYVSFFSNPSELVGPESLPPCMLSDSDSRVSPAGSPSTDFTVHGESLGDRHLRTLQISYEALKDENSKLRRKLTEVQSFSETQTEMVRTLERKLEAKMIKEESDYHDLESVVQQVEQNLERMTKRAVKAENHVLKLKQEISLLQVTRERGLNGSHIREFQKGHQRVSAGVSSPRPPAPPQMKHPDQNSLSFRAGPPGCAQQECRGHHYRAGSGTCTPDDRRGTRDGIRPVSFRRPATPQLGKGIIPLSPLPRVPCLVSVRWPFSCSPV, encoded by the exons ATGGCGGGCTACGCGCGTCGCCCCGGCGTCGCCCCCCTGTCCCGGGCCCGGAGCCTCGTCATTCCGGACG GTGAGAAACTTGGAGATCTTGAAGAGGCAAATCCATTCTCCTTTAAAGAGTTTCTGAAAAGCAAGAACCTTGGCCTGTCGAAAGAGGATACTGACAGCAGAATTTATTCAAAG GAAGCCACGAGGCACTCGCTGGGACTCGGCCGcagctcccccacctcccaggccaTGGGGTATGGCCTGGAGCATCAGCAGCCGTTTTTCGAAGACCCGACGGGGGCTGGCGACCTCctggacgaggacgaggacgaagGGTGGGACGGGGCCTACCTGCCGTCTGCCGTGGAGCAGACCCACTCCTCCAGGGTTGCCGCCAGCACGTCGCCCTGCAGCACCTATGTCTCCTTTTTCTCCAACCCGTCGGAGCTGGTGGGGCCTGAGTCTCTGCCTCCGTGCATGCTGAGCGACTCCGACTCCCGCGTCTCCCCAGCCGGGAGCCCCAGCACCGACTTCACAGTCCACGGAGAGTCTCTGGGGGACAGGCACCTTCGGACGCTGCAGATAAGTTACGAAGCA ctgaaagatgaaaattctaagCTAAGAAGAAAGCTGACCGAGGTTCAGAGCTTCTCTGAAACTCAAACAGAAAT GGTGAGGACGCTCGAGCGGAAGTTAGAAGCGAAAATGATCAAGGAGGAGAGTGACTACCATGACCTGGAGTCGGTGGTGCAGCAGGTGGAGCAGAATCTGGAGCGCATGACC AAACGGGCAGTAAAGGCCGAAAATCACGTCCTAAAACTGAAACAGGAAATCAGCTTGCTCCAGGTAACTAGAGAGAGGGGCTTAAACGGTTCACATATTCGTGAATTCCAAAAAGGGCACCAAAGAGTCTCTGCTGGGGTTTCCTCCCCTCGCCCTCCCGCTCCCCCGCAGATGAAGCACCCAGATCAGAACAGCCTGAGCTTTCGTGCCGGGCCTCCTGGTTGTGCCCAACAGGAGTGTCGAGGGCATCACTATAGAGCGGGGAGTGGCACGTGCACACCAGACGACAGGCGAGGTACCAGGGACGGCATTAGGCCCGTGTCCTTTAGGAGGCCTGCTACCCCCCAGTTAGGAAAGGGCATCATCCCCTTGTCGCCTCTACCTAGGGTGCCTTGTCTGGTTTCAGTCAGATGGCCTTTTAGCTGCTCTCCTGTTTAG
- the ENTR1 gene encoding endosome-associated-trafficking regulator 1 isoform X2 — protein sequence MAGYARRPGVAPLSRARSLVIPDAPAFYERRSCLPQLDCERPQARDLESHFFGIRPTFMCYVPSPVLASVGDTDLGYGKGKGTMHGPSGAQNTHFGGEKLGDLEEANPFSFKEFLKSKNLGLSKEDTDSRIYSKEATRHSLGLGRSSPTSQAMGYGLEHQQPFFEDPTGAGDLLDEDEDEGWDGAYLPSAVEQTHSSRVAASTSPCSTYVSFFSNPSELVGPESLPPCMLSDSDSRVSPAGSPSTDFTVHGESLGDRHLRTLQISYEALKDENSKLRRKLTEVQSFSETQTEMVRTLERKLEAKMIKEESDYHDLESVVQQKRAVKAENHVLKLKQEISLLQVTRERGLNGSHIREFQKGHQRVSAGVSSPRPPAPPQMKHPDQNSLSFRAGPPGCAQQECRGHHYRAGSGTCTPDDRRGTRDGIRPVSFRRPATPQLGKGIIPLSPLPRVPCLVSVRWPFSCSPV from the exons ATGGCGGGCTACGCGCGTCGCCCCGGCGTCGCCCCCCTGTCCCGGGCCCGGAGCCTCGTCATTCCGGACG CTCCCGCGTTCTATGAGCGCCGGTCTTGTCTCCCCCAGCTAGACTGTGAGCGGCCCCAAGCCAGGGACCTGGAGTCCCACTTCTTCGGCATTCGGCCGACGTTTATGTGCTATGTGCCCAGTCCGGTGCTAGCTTCCGTGGGAGACACAG ATTTGGGCTATGGAAAGGGGAAAGGCACTATGCACGGTCCATCAGGAGCCCAGAACACACACTTTGGAG GTGAGAAACTTGGAGATCTTGAAGAGGCAAATCCATTCTCCTTTAAAGAGTTTCTGAAAAGCAAGAACCTTGGCCTGTCGAAAGAGGATACTGACAGCAGAATTTATTCAAAG GAAGCCACGAGGCACTCGCTGGGACTCGGCCGcagctcccccacctcccaggccaTGGGGTATGGCCTGGAGCATCAGCAGCCGTTTTTCGAAGACCCGACGGGGGCTGGCGACCTCctggacgaggacgaggacgaagGGTGGGACGGGGCCTACCTGCCGTCTGCCGTGGAGCAGACCCACTCCTCCAGGGTTGCCGCCAGCACGTCGCCCTGCAGCACCTATGTCTCCTTTTTCTCCAACCCGTCGGAGCTGGTGGGGCCTGAGTCTCTGCCTCCGTGCATGCTGAGCGACTCCGACTCCCGCGTCTCCCCAGCCGGGAGCCCCAGCACCGACTTCACAGTCCACGGAGAGTCTCTGGGGGACAGGCACCTTCGGACGCTGCAGATAAGTTACGAAGCA ctgaaagatgaaaattctaagCTAAGAAGAAAGCTGACCGAGGTTCAGAGCTTCTCTGAAACTCAAACAGAAAT GGTGAGGACGCTCGAGCGGAAGTTAGAAGCGAAAATGATCAAGGAGGAGAGTGACTACCATGACCTGGAGTCGGTGGTGCAGCAG AAACGGGCAGTAAAGGCCGAAAATCACGTCCTAAAACTGAAACAGGAAATCAGCTTGCTCCAGGTAACTAGAGAGAGGGGCTTAAACGGTTCACATATTCGTGAATTCCAAAAAGGGCACCAAAGAGTCTCTGCTGGGGTTTCCTCCCCTCGCCCTCCCGCTCCCCCGCAGATGAAGCACCCAGATCAGAACAGCCTGAGCTTTCGTGCCGGGCCTCCTGGTTGTGCCCAACAGGAGTGTCGAGGGCATCACTATAGAGCGGGGAGTGGCACGTGCACACCAGACGACAGGCGAGGTACCAGGGACGGCATTAGGCCCGTGTCCTTTAGGAGGCCTGCTACCCCCCAGTTAGGAAAGGGCATCATCCCCTTGTCGCCTCTACCTAGGGTGCCTTGTCTGGTTTCAGTCAGATGGCCTTTTAGCTGCTCTCCTGTTTAG